One Spirochaetota bacterium DNA segment encodes these proteins:
- a CDS encoding isoprenylcysteine carboxylmethyltransferase family protein gives MKRYLALAMPLLLATGIIILTLRLILSSENHRSAGSTGLYVAMTVLYLLWILAETRIARRDSNEKQHAAGPGTREYYAASRPMTILPAQWFKPALPRFGSHHVVGSPLFIAGVGCRLWAVHSLGEHYSHLVRPIDGHQVVDSGPYRFVRHPAYAGMIIAHPGTTLYFSSIPALRVLLLALVPSIILRIRIEERMLSDIEGYAEYAMKHGRLVPGVWQHALLPPLSPSCPASRRRCVRRTPPSSASSRRPCP, from the coding sequence ATGAAGAGATATCTGGCCCTGGCCATGCCCCTCTTGCTTGCGACGGGCATCATCATTCTAACGCTCAGGCTGATTTTATCGTCCGAAAACCACCGGTCGGCCGGTTCGACAGGTCTCTATGTGGCCATGACTGTGTTATATTTATTGTGGATTCTCGCTGAAACGCGGATTGCCCGGCGCGACTCGAATGAAAAACAGCACGCGGCCGGTCCGGGAACGCGCGAGTACTACGCAGCGAGTCGCCCGATGACCATTCTGCCCGCCCAGTGGTTCAAACCGGCCCTGCCCCGCTTCGGCTCTCACCATGTGGTCGGATCACCGCTTTTCATCGCGGGAGTCGGTTGCAGGCTTTGGGCGGTCCATTCACTCGGAGAGCACTATTCTCATCTTGTGCGCCCAATAGACGGGCACCAGGTGGTCGACTCCGGCCCCTACCGGTTTGTGCGTCATCCGGCATACGCCGGCATGATAATCGCGCACCCGGGCACTACCCTGTATTTTTCGAGTATACCCGCGTTGCGCGTACTGCTTCTCGCGCTGGTACCCTCGATCATCCTGCGGATCCGCATCGAGGAGAGGATGCTATCCGATATTGAAGGCTATGCCGAATACGCCATGAAGCACGGCCGGCTCGTGCCGGGAGTCTGGCAGCACGCGCTTCTTCCGCCGCTCAGCCCTTCTTGCCCAGCATCTCGTCGGCGATGCGTACGTCGTACTCCTCCATCATCCGCTTCATCCAGGCGTCCCTGCCCATAA
- a CDS encoding peptidylprolyl isomerase has translation MKKTTALVFFMAVVMVSCKWDSDVIVSFKGGGVTRGEFIQWLKDRGLTGEESTKKRDMMIGELQMLAINSIALREAKRVNHEKSERFSFLISDISDRYLASFLMEKILKEKGYKEKALKIRQILMPVESASDAGAAISKAREAIAELDRGASFRDMVSKYSMHPSRNQGGDIGYLVRVQMPPAYANAAFALKKGEYTKEPLHLTDLKSVCIILVEDEKEITPKTIEKIVRDDGQRAHLGDILNARLKSEYVHGLMQESGAVFNEQAVRSKAPGTVIFSIGDIKFTAGDLSARMLRMRQIMNEGPGAGDTASRESIAREYFSDRLLVMDAKKKGLDRDPEYLKRVKEARESYLAGDYIEYASSGNIEVTPAEVRKEYELFKDGRYSSMVTVNGKKERRVMPFAEVSEEIERGLRMQKRLMGRDAWMKRMMEEYDVRIADEMLGKKG, from the coding sequence ATGAAAAAGACTACGGCTCTGGTGTTTTTTATGGCGGTGGTGATGGTGTCGTGCAAGTGGGACAGTGACGTTATCGTCAGCTTTAAGGGCGGCGGTGTTACGCGCGGCGAATTCATTCAATGGCTAAAGGACCGCGGGCTTACCGGAGAGGAGTCCACAAAAAAACGCGACATGATGATCGGGGAGCTCCAGATGCTCGCCATAAACAGTATTGCCCTGCGCGAGGCCAAACGGGTAAACCACGAGAAAAGCGAGCGCTTTTCGTTTCTTATATCCGATATTTCCGACCGTTATCTCGCCTCCTTTCTGATGGAAAAAATATTGAAAGAAAAAGGTTACAAAGAAAAAGCCCTTAAAATCCGGCAGATACTCATGCCGGTCGAAAGCGCGTCCGATGCAGGAGCCGCCATTTCGAAGGCCCGTGAGGCGATAGCGGAGCTCGACAGGGGGGCAAGCTTCCGGGATATGGTATCAAAATATTCCATGCATCCCAGCAGAAATCAGGGCGGTGACATCGGCTATCTGGTGCGCGTACAGATGCCGCCCGCGTATGCAAATGCCGCGTTTGCCCTTAAAAAGGGCGAATATACGAAAGAGCCGCTCCATCTTACGGATCTTAAATCCGTATGTATAATCCTTGTGGAGGACGAGAAGGAAATCACACCGAAGACCATCGAGAAGATAGTCCGCGACGATGGCCAGCGGGCGCATCTCGGGGATATCCTGAACGCGAGGCTTAAAAGCGAATATGTGCACGGGCTCATGCAGGAGAGCGGCGCCGTCTTTAATGAGCAGGCGGTCAGGTCAAAAGCGCCGGGAACGGTTATTTTTTCGATCGGGGATATTAAGTTTACGGCGGGAGATCTGTCGGCGCGAATGCTCAGGATGCGCCAGATAATGAACGAAGGCCCCGGCGCCGGGGACACCGCGTCACGCGAAAGCATCGCGCGCGAATACTTCAGCGACCGGCTCCTGGTGATGGACGCGAAGAAAAAAGGCCTGGATCGCGACCCCGAATACCTTAAAAGGGTCAAGGAGGCGCGCGAGTCCTACCTCGCGGGAGATTATATCGAGTACGCGAGCTCGGGGAACATCGAGGTCACGCCGGCGGAGGTACGCAAGGAGTACGAGTTATTCAAGGACGGGCGTTATTCCTCGATGGTTACGGTAAATGGGAAAAAGGAGCGCCGGGTGATGCCGTTTGCCGAAGTCAGCGAAGAGATCGAGCGCGGCCTGCGGATGCAGAAACGGCTTATGGGCAGGGACGCCTGGATGAAGCGGATGATGGAGGAGTACGACGTACGCATCGCCGACGAGATGCTGGGCAAGAAGGGCTGA